One window of Centropristis striata isolate RG_2023a ecotype Rhode Island chromosome 23, C.striata_1.0, whole genome shotgun sequence genomic DNA carries:
- the mettl4 gene encoding N(6)-adenine-specific methyltransferase METTL4 isoform X3, whose translation MLQKTDKQSKKRKRKHSELNQGEVDSQAFHEKIRSAVLEGTKSLVDSARPLGHLNGAADAVKEPLPSEECSLAALCEMAKELPLVDDEEQDECVLPLVAEDGSTSHVDLFSRVTENRADWAAVVTLMGEEYVIPPHTAFLLSDFTRIQPLVHYGRRFDLIVMDPPWENKSVKRSRRYSSLPSSQLKRLPIPTLASPNCLVVTWVTNRPSHLRFVRDEMYPHWGVEVLAEWLWVKVTTSGQFVFPLDSLHKKPYEVLVLGRYRSPAENSTSSSERSEVPVENHRLIVSVPSALHSQKPSLSDTALLSLTFLLWRDRGHRYRYSQHTLARWSSCRKKKECLHFSEQQDVCFLLMRGSYKFRKIKFLPKLALQLVFPRHNANCVGCITVDCGL comes from the exons ATGTTgcagaaaacagacaaacaatcaAAG AAAAGGAAACGAAAGCACAGTGAACTCAACCAGGGGGAAGTGGATTCACAGGCCTTCCATGAGAAG ATCAGGTCTGCTGTCCTGGAGGGGACCAAGTCTTTAGTGGATAGTGCCAGACCCCTCGGACATCTAAACGGTGCTGCAGACGCCGTGAAAGAGCCTCTGCCCTCTGAGGAGTGCAGCCTCGCTGCTCTTTGTGAAATGGCTAAAGAGCTCCCTCTGGTGGACGATGAGGAGCAGGACGAGTGTGTTCTGCCACTTGTTGCTGAAGATGGCAGCACGTCACACGTCGACTTGTTCTCTCGGGTAACAGAGAACCGGGCGGACTGGGCAGCAGTGGTCACACTGATGGGAGAGGAATATGTAATACCACCACACACAGCCTTCCTGCTCTCTGATTTCACAAGAATACAGCCCCTCGTCCACT ATGGAAGAAGGTTTGACTTAATAGTTATGGATCCACCGTGGGAAAACAAGTCTGTGAAAAGGAGTCGCAG GTATAGTTCTTTGCCCTCATCCCAACTGAAACGGCTCCCGATACCCACACTGGCCTCCCCGAACTGTTTAGTGGTCACCTGGGTGACAAACCGGCCCAGCCACCTGCGTTTTGTCCGTGACGAGATGTATCCACACTGGGGGGTCGAAGTTCTGGCTGAATGGTTGTGGGTCAAG GTGACCACATCTGGACAGTTTGTGTTTCCACTGGATTCCCTTCACAAGAAGCCTTATGAGGTGCTGGTGCTGGGCCGATATCGTTCCCCCGCAGAAAACTCTACAAg ctcttcagagaggtcGGAGGTTCCTGTGGAGAATCACCGTTTGATTGTCAGCGTCCCGTCAGCCCTGCACTCCCAGAAACCCTCACTCTCAG ATACGGCGCTCCTATCACTGACATTTTTGCTTTGGAGAGATAGGGGACACCGCTACAGATACAGCCAGCACACCCTTGCCAGATGGTcaagctgcagaaaaaaaaaagagtgtttgCACTTCTCTGAACAACAGGacgtgtgttttttattaatgaGGGGCTCCTACAAGTTTAGAAAAATCAAGTTCCTTCCCAAGTTGGCATTACAATTAGTGTTTCCCAGGCACAATGCCAACTGTGTGGGTTGCATCACTGTTGATTGTGGACTGTGA
- the mettl4 gene encoding N(6)-adenine-specific methyltransferase METTL4 isoform X1 produces the protein MSVVVESTQGWVLDARSLIDQGYSRCIRLRNHNNQKSHVKCRFKRQCFQVLKSHCNVSASAAAVEGGNADMLQKTDKQSKKRKRKHSELNQGEVDSQAFHEKIRSAVLEGTKSLVDSARPLGHLNGAADAVKEPLPSEECSLAALCEMAKELPLVDDEEQDECVLPLVAEDGSTSHVDLFSRVTENRADWAAVVTLMGEEYVIPPHTAFLLSDFTRIQPLVHYGRRFDLIVMDPPWENKSVKRSRRYSSLPSSQLKRLPIPTLASPNCLVVTWVTNRPSHLRFVRDEMYPHWGVEVLAEWLWVKVTTSGQFVFPLDSLHKKPYEVLVLGRYRSPAENSTSSSERSEVPVENHRLIVSVPSALHSQKPSLSDTALLSLTFLLWRDRGHRYRYSQHTLARWSSCRKKKECLHFSEQQDVCFLLMRGSYKFRKIKFLPKLALQLVFPRHNANCVGCITVDCGL, from the exons ATGTCCGTTGTGGTTGAGAGCACGCAGGGCTGGGTTTTGGATGCTCGCTCACTTATTGATCAGGGGTATTCGCGTTGCATCAGATTGAGAAATCATAATAATCAAAAGTCACATGTGAAGTGTCGTTTCAAAAGGCAGTGTTTTCAGGTTTTAAAAAGCCACTGCAATGTGAGTGccagtgctgctgctgtggagggAGGAAACGCGGACATGTTgcagaaaacagacaaacaatcaAAG AAAAGGAAACGAAAGCACAGTGAACTCAACCAGGGGGAAGTGGATTCACAGGCCTTCCATGAGAAG ATCAGGTCTGCTGTCCTGGAGGGGACCAAGTCTTTAGTGGATAGTGCCAGACCCCTCGGACATCTAAACGGTGCTGCAGACGCCGTGAAAGAGCCTCTGCCCTCTGAGGAGTGCAGCCTCGCTGCTCTTTGTGAAATGGCTAAAGAGCTCCCTCTGGTGGACGATGAGGAGCAGGACGAGTGTGTTCTGCCACTTGTTGCTGAAGATGGCAGCACGTCACACGTCGACTTGTTCTCTCGGGTAACAGAGAACCGGGCGGACTGGGCAGCAGTGGTCACACTGATGGGAGAGGAATATGTAATACCACCACACACAGCCTTCCTGCTCTCTGATTTCACAAGAATACAGCCCCTCGTCCACT ATGGAAGAAGGTTTGACTTAATAGTTATGGATCCACCGTGGGAAAACAAGTCTGTGAAAAGGAGTCGCAG GTATAGTTCTTTGCCCTCATCCCAACTGAAACGGCTCCCGATACCCACACTGGCCTCCCCGAACTGTTTAGTGGTCACCTGGGTGACAAACCGGCCCAGCCACCTGCGTTTTGTCCGTGACGAGATGTATCCACACTGGGGGGTCGAAGTTCTGGCTGAATGGTTGTGGGTCAAG GTGACCACATCTGGACAGTTTGTGTTTCCACTGGATTCCCTTCACAAGAAGCCTTATGAGGTGCTGGTGCTGGGCCGATATCGTTCCCCCGCAGAAAACTCTACAAg ctcttcagagaggtcGGAGGTTCCTGTGGAGAATCACCGTTTGATTGTCAGCGTCCCGTCAGCCCTGCACTCCCAGAAACCCTCACTCTCAG ATACGGCGCTCCTATCACTGACATTTTTGCTTTGGAGAGATAGGGGACACCGCTACAGATACAGCCAGCACACCCTTGCCAGATGGTcaagctgcagaaaaaaaaaagagtgtttgCACTTCTCTGAACAACAGGacgtgtgttttttattaatgaGGGGCTCCTACAAGTTTAGAAAAATCAAGTTCCTTCCCAAGTTGGCATTACAATTAGTGTTTCCCAGGCACAATGCCAACTGTGTGGGTTGCATCACTGTTGATTGTGGACTGTGA
- the mettl4 gene encoding N(6)-adenine-specific methyltransferase METTL4 isoform X2, protein MSVVVESTQGWVLDARSLIDQGYSRCIRLRNHNNQKSHVKCRFKRQCFQVLKSHCNVSASAAAVEGGNADMLQKTDKQSKKRKRKHSELNQGEVDSQAFHEKIRSAVLEGTKSLVDSARPLGHLNGAADAVKEPLPSEECSLAALCEMAKELPLVDDEEQDECVLPLVAEDGSTSHVDLFSRVTENRADWAAVVTLMGEEYVIPPHTAFLLSDFTRIQPLVHYGRRFDLIVMDPPWENKSVKRSRRYSSLPSSQLKRLPIPTLASPNCLVVTWVTNRPSHLRFVRDEMYPHWGVEVLAEWLWVKVTTSGQFVFPLDSLHKKPYEVLVLGRYRSPAENSTSSSERSEVPVENHRLIVSVPSALHSQKPSLSEVLKPYIAAEAKCLELFARSLQPGWTSWGNEVLKFQHTSYFTLSPADDGADVPKDDKPGESSPPRHCSSTVDL, encoded by the exons ATGTCCGTTGTGGTTGAGAGCACGCAGGGCTGGGTTTTGGATGCTCGCTCACTTATTGATCAGGGGTATTCGCGTTGCATCAGATTGAGAAATCATAATAATCAAAAGTCACATGTGAAGTGTCGTTTCAAAAGGCAGTGTTTTCAGGTTTTAAAAAGCCACTGCAATGTGAGTGccagtgctgctgctgtggagggAGGAAACGCGGACATGTTgcagaaaacagacaaacaatcaAAG AAAAGGAAACGAAAGCACAGTGAACTCAACCAGGGGGAAGTGGATTCACAGGCCTTCCATGAGAAG ATCAGGTCTGCTGTCCTGGAGGGGACCAAGTCTTTAGTGGATAGTGCCAGACCCCTCGGACATCTAAACGGTGCTGCAGACGCCGTGAAAGAGCCTCTGCCCTCTGAGGAGTGCAGCCTCGCTGCTCTTTGTGAAATGGCTAAAGAGCTCCCTCTGGTGGACGATGAGGAGCAGGACGAGTGTGTTCTGCCACTTGTTGCTGAAGATGGCAGCACGTCACACGTCGACTTGTTCTCTCGGGTAACAGAGAACCGGGCGGACTGGGCAGCAGTGGTCACACTGATGGGAGAGGAATATGTAATACCACCACACACAGCCTTCCTGCTCTCTGATTTCACAAGAATACAGCCCCTCGTCCACT ATGGAAGAAGGTTTGACTTAATAGTTATGGATCCACCGTGGGAAAACAAGTCTGTGAAAAGGAGTCGCAG GTATAGTTCTTTGCCCTCATCCCAACTGAAACGGCTCCCGATACCCACACTGGCCTCCCCGAACTGTTTAGTGGTCACCTGGGTGACAAACCGGCCCAGCCACCTGCGTTTTGTCCGTGACGAGATGTATCCACACTGGGGGGTCGAAGTTCTGGCTGAATGGTTGTGGGTCAAG GTGACCACATCTGGACAGTTTGTGTTTCCACTGGATTCCCTTCACAAGAAGCCTTATGAGGTGCTGGTGCTGGGCCGATATCGTTCCCCCGCAGAAAACTCTACAAg ctcttcagagaggtcGGAGGTTCCTGTGGAGAATCACCGTTTGATTGTCAGCGTCCCGTCAGCCCTGCACTCCCAGAAACCCTCACTCTCAG AGGTGTTGAAGCCCTACATCGCAGCTGAAGCCAAGTGCTTGGAGCTGTTTGCCCGAAGTCTTCAACCTGGATGGACCAGCTGGGGCAACGAAGTGCTCAAATTTCAGCACACAAGCTATTTCACTCTGTCGCCTGCAGACGATGGAGCGGACGTCCCTAAAGACGACAAACCTGGAGAGTCCTCTCCTCCCCGTCACTGTTCCTCCACTGTGGACTTATGA